One Coffea arabica cultivar ET-39 chromosome 5e, Coffea Arabica ET-39 HiFi, whole genome shotgun sequence DNA segment encodes these proteins:
- the LOC113722592 gene encoding uncharacterized protein — MQDLVHDVFGIPHGTNELNREGDFPVSEAEKFYKLIDDSQQDLYSGCKNFLKLSFIIRLLHLKCLGKMSNKIFNMLVELLREAFPEAMTNLPSSYYEAEKLMNTLGLGYEKIDACPNDCSLYWGSAEKRTSCETCNELRWVASENNPTGEKRKIPQKVLWHFPLKARLQRLFMSSKIASQMRWHEEKRTKDGCMRHPADSPAWQTFDHLHPEFAKDCRNVRLGLASDGFNPFNNMSSTHSTWPVVLIPYNLPPWMCMKQPYFMLSLLIPGPSSPGNNIDVYLQPLVKELTELWDFGIQTYDASQKENFQLHAALLWTISDFPRYAMLSGWSTKGEYACPVCHKFTHAQRLTHSFKHCYMGHRRFLDSKHKFRKQAQLFDGTEEYGKRPSLQTVDMIVSELGDLQIKFGKLVKGNLKLPFNWKKRSIFFDLPYWKDNVLRHNLDFMHIEKNVCENIWGTLLDIEDKAKDHYNSRRDLREMGIRKELHPIETESGKVYLPPSSFAMDKKQKTMFCNVLKKVKVPDGYAANVSRCVRVKPPRISGLKSHNNHILMQQLMPIALRKTLPKSVRYPLIRLSRYFRQLCSKVICPQDVVRLESEIAVILSDLEKCFPPTFFDVMV; from the coding sequence ATGCAAGACTTGGTCCATGATGTATTTGGGATACCACATGGAACAAATGAATTGAATAGAGAAGGGGACTTTCCTGTTTCAGAGGctgaaaaattttacaaattgaTTGATGATTCTCAACAGGATTTGTACAGTGGTTGcaaaaatttcttgaaattgtCTTTCATTATTCGTTTGCTTCACCTAAAATGCCTTGGTAAGATGAGTAACAAGATTTTTAATATGCTTGTTGAGCTGTTGAGAGAAGCATTTCCGGAGGCCATGACTAATTTGCCTTCTTCTTACTATGAGGCTGAGAAATTGATGAATACATTGGGGCTGGGTTATGAAAAGATCGATGCATGTCCTAATGATTGTTCTCTTTATTGGGGTAGTGCTGAAAAAAGAACTTCATGCGAAACATGTAACGAGCTTAGGTGGGTTGCTTCAGAAAATAATCCAActggtgaaaaaagaaaaatccctCAAAAAGTATTGTGGCATTTCCCTTTAAAAGCTAGATTACAAAGACTATTTATGTCTTCTAAAATTGCATCTCAAATGAGATGGCATGAGGAAAAACGTACAAAAGATGGTTGTATGAGACATCCAGCTGATTCTCCAGCTTGGCAAACTTTTGACCATCTACATCCAGAATTTGCTAAGGATTGTCGAAATGTTAGATTGGGGTTGGCATCTGACGGGTTTAATCCATTCAACAACATGAGTTCTACACATAGTACTTGGCCTGTGGTTTTAATACCATATAACTTACCTCCGTGGATGTGTATGAAGCAACCGTACTTCATGTTGTCCTTGTTAATACCCGGACCATCCTCTCCTGGGAATAATATTGATGTTTATCTACAGCCTCTAGTTAAAGAATTGACCGAATTGTGGGATTTTGGCATTCAAACTTATGATGCatcccaaaaagaaaattttcaattgcatgCAGCTCTGTTGTGGACCATTAGTGATTTCCCTAGATATGCAATGTTATCTGGGTGGAGCACTAAAGGTGAATATGCTTGTCCTGTTTGTCACAAGTTCACTCATGCACAACGGTTGACTCATAGTTTCAAGCATTGCTATATGGGTCACCGTAGATTCTTAGATAGTAAGCATAAATTTAGAAAGCAAGCCCAATTGTTTGATGGCACCGAAGAATATGGAAAGCGACCATCTTTGCAAACTGTGGATATGATTGTGAGTGAATTGGGAGACTTgcaaattaaatttggaaaacttGTGAAAGGTAATCTGAAGCTGCCTTTTAATTGGAAAAAGAGGAGTATTTTCTTTGACTTGCCATATTGGAAAGATAATGTCTTAAGACATAATCTTGACTTCATGCACATTGAGAAGAATGTTTGTGAAAATATTTGGGGGACATTGCTGGATATTGAGGATAAAGCAAAGGACCATTATAATTCCCGCCGTGATTTGAGAGAAATGGGAATAAGAAAAGAGTTGCATCCCATTGAGACAGAATCTGGAAAGGTGTACTTACCTCCATCTTCCTTTGCAAtggataaaaaacaaaaaactatgTTTTGCAATGTGCTAAAAAAAGTGAAAGTTCCAGATGGTTATGCAGCTAACGTCTCAAGATGCGTTCGAGTAAAACCACCAAGAATTTCGGGGCTTAAAAGTCATAATAATCATATCCTAATGCAGCAATTGATGCCTATAGCTTTGAGAAAGACTTTGCCAAAATCAGTGCGCTATCCTTTGATTCGATTGAGTAGATACTTCAGGCAGCTTTGTTCTAAAGTTATTTGTCCTCAAGATGTGGTTCGTTTGGAAAGTGAAATTGCTGTTATACTCAGCGATCTTGAGAAATGCTTTCCACCAACATTCTTCGATGTCATGGTGTAA